AAGCAAATGTCTTATAATCTCAGCATGCGCGCGCGCACACACATATTAGAGGAGAGAATTACCGTAAGCATTTCCAATCAGAGTTGTGTCTTGAAATCCCAAAGTAATGGATAGGGTCAGGATCATGAGGATCCAGTTTATTTCAGGGATGTAGATTTGTCCATATATGTGTTTCGAGGTGTGAACAACTTTAACTCTTGGAAAACAACCAAGGGCATGGCACTGCTTAACAATGGAGAAAGTAGCAGTAATAACAGCCTGACTCCCAACAATAGCTGCAAGGGTTGCAATAACAAAGACTGGCCAGAATACAGGATCTGCAATATGCAAAAAGGACATCCCAGATGAACATAGATGAAGAATGCTGGAAGCAAAACTAATTGAAGATCATATTACATACCGGGTATTGAGTCATAGAAACTGTTTCGAATAGAGAGAGGGTTTTTAGATAGAAATGCAGCTTGACCCATATATTGTACCACCAGACAAGGGTATATAACAAATGCAAATGCTAGCTGCACAGTTAAGAAAACAATTCGTAAATATCGCTTTAAAAAAGAGTTGAAGTAATACACTTTACAGCAAAGAAGACAGGTCAAGCTGTATTCTTACCCTGATAGACAAGGCAGTAAAATGGCCAAGGTCAGCAAACATAGCTTCAGTTCCTGGTGAGATAAAGAAAGCTCTTAAAAGTCGGTGTACTAGAATTGGAAGCATATAACACTGAATCGACAATTTCAAGTAACTTAAAAAGTTCTTCATAAGACTAAATACTATTTTAACGAACCAATGTAAGATATGTCCATATAATCATATGCTACAAATCAACCCACATAGTAAGATTCCATcaatttaaatgtatttaatgcAGCCATGCATATCAGTGCAGTATCATGCAAGCTTACTACATCGCTTGTATCCAACATACCAGTTATGGAAAGAAGGATCCCTCCAAGAGAAATCCAACCATCTTTACCAGTCTGACTGAAGAACTTGATAATATAAGAGGGAGAAATTGCACGGACAACCCTCGGATTCCAGTGTATAATGTTGTACAATCCAATGGAAAATATAGAGAACAGCCAGATAATTACAATAGGTGCAAACAGAAAAGCTACCCTGTGAGTACCAACATGCTGAAGAGCGAAAAGGCCCACCAAAATGACGCAGGCAAGCAAGACGAGTTCACCTAACAATCGTAACAAGGATAGTTAAGAAAGAACAACAGATATGGTGCCTATCAGAATGTGCAAGGATATAAATATGCACCATATAAagcaaaaaaatttataagaaaGTGGTTCAAACTGACAAACAGTTACCCTTTGTTAACTTAGCCGCAGTAACTTCTAGCCCCGATACTGATGATAAAACTGCAAGAGAATGATTTCTATAAGATAACAAAGTTATCCATTAACAAGCTTTAGTGAACTGGGGAAGAGAACCGCTGCTCTTGCCATGCCCAgattagaaattaaaaagataagtcTGCAAGGTCTACTGAAAAATGACATATCAGCATAAGGTGAAATATAATCTACGACAATAAGGACTGCAGAAGAATAAAGCATGTCATAGGCCAGCACAGCCTTCAAAATAATCACTGATGCTATTACAGGATGATTCATTCTTGTACGACAAACATGGAAATAATCTACAGCCTTATGTACACTGGTAAGATGTAAGCTTTATGGGCTACATTAACTATATTTGCACAAATTCAGCTGCCCGTATTCATACATAAAGAATTCATGACCGCGTAAATGATCCTGGAGAACGATGGATGTGATAAATTTTCCTATAGTCCACCCATGGTTgaaaaagtgaatttttttgacatatAGAGACAGACACAACATATCCATGAAGATTGTGTACTAAAACATCACTACCAAGCCCATAGCACCCATTTACCTGATATTGCTGGGGTAAGCACGCCATCTCCTATAACCATGCAAGCACCAAATAGTACCACAACAAGCAGGGCAGTTCTCAGCCTCTTATGCTTTTCCAAAAATCTCTTCAGTACAGAAGAGCTGGTACTCAGTGATGATGGACCATATTTGTAGGTTGAGAGCTCCTCATCAGCTGCTTGTTGATTGGGAAGTAAACTAAGCTTTGCATGCCTGCAAAGCAGAGAATAGAGAGCAAATGTGCCACCTGACATGAAACATTAACCAAAGATATCaggaaataatatttaaaattgtttccCATGGAAGAAAATACGACTTAAATAAGTTGTCTTACCTTCACCGTTATCATCTGCgctcaataaaataaaaacgtaCTTAATCAAAGGCAACAGTGTCAGGGtccaaaaaatcaaagaaaatgcACCAAATATTACTTCCTCATCCTCATGCTTCCGCAGCTTGCCCGTAAATGTGCTTGAAAAAACATAGAGTGGTGAAGTACTTAGATCTCCATATACAACGCCAAAGCTTTGATATGCTAATATTAGATTCCTGGACAGATTGACCCATGAAAGCTGCATTGGCAGACAATGGTTAGAgcttaaaaaaaacattaactgAACTAAAGGTAATGCTTATGCATTTATTAAAACTTATTGCAGATCACAAGAACTGGCGTACTCGGGAAATATAAATATGTGTAACAAAGCAAATTACAATCACGTGTACTGTGGTTAAGGCCAGCAATATAACAGGTTTTCCCTACAATACATGTTCCAAAAAGTACCAAGGGAACAAGGAAAATCATAAGCAGAAAAAGAGATGAAATGAATAACATCAGCATCGCTAAGCCCTAATGCTCTGCAGCTTTCGGTTATTCATTGATCAAACTGATTACATGGAACCTTCTCTTCCCAGAAAGGTTTTTTCAGTTTTTCTAGTTAATACATAGATGTGGGCATCTGATTGTTTATAATATAAGCAAGTCATTGACTGTGGAGGTGATCTCATTATTAGATTCTAGGTCtcgaataaaataattaaagagagCTGTTGTTGCTAAAACCGATGCTACTGAGAATTCGGCCTTTATTGAAGCATATAACCAGCAAAAATTAAACTCTTGGTTTGGCACTCTGATTCATACTTATTATCAAGGACTCAACTTGTCAAAAATCCTGTCTGTGATTTATACAGCACCAAGAACCCAGATTGAAGCCTATATTTAAATTCTGATATAGTAGAAAGAAAGCCAAAATCCAACAACCTTAATATTCTAGAAACAGAAAAAGTCATCACTTTTCCAGTTTTCCTTCATTAAATGGAGACACTTACAGCCTCTACAACACATAAACTAATTAAACTAACCACACAAACAACAATTAAAACAGTATGCCAAAGCTCACTTACAAAAGCTGACATGTAAAATTATAGGACTAATCAATAAAAACCCATCTCAAAATAGATTAAACATAGTCAAAAGCTTCAAAATTCAACAACAGGACAAACATAAGATCTCAAAATTCTCAATCAGTAAATTCACTGAATGAAGCAAGAAAACCAACGAATTCCCATATCCAATCTACTAATAACCATTTAAAAAACATAACTTTCATTTACATTAGCAAAAACCCAATTGTGTTCAATAGATAATAAGCATCAAAACAAgcaaaaaaacacaaatcaacAAAATGAAAGTATGATGAATTGAAATgatattaattgaaaaaataaaaagaaaaacctGAGAAGGATTAGAAGGAAGTCCAGATTCAGGCTCCATTACCGTGGCATGGAAGGCCAACTCCAAAGCCTAATACACcgctctctctctctctgtcTCTGTGTTAATGTGGGTTTTGTCTGGTTAAGGGAGCTTACTATAATCACAATCAATTATTTGTAgtttctaatttattaatttcGTACATGGGTTATTTtaacaaaacatttcaattttttaatccagttttgaatatatatatatactagtacGAAACCCTCGCGTTGCTTCGGGATAactatttctaaatttaaagtataacaactaaaaaagataatacacaatttacaaatatcTAATAATAAATGCGTAATAAAAGATTAAGTAATAATccataattaacaattaaatataaaattggtattATCTTACACAGCCTAtggaataaaatataaataaaagctTAAAATTATTAACTACTAATTAGTACTTTCTCCTGAAAAACAATCAATCTCAACATGTCAAATCCAGGTCAATTGGGAAGATAATATTAAGACATCTGTTGCTTATCAGATTAAGAATCAAAAGAGTTCAGTTCAGGCAAAGCTTCGACAAAATCACTTAAGCGAATCCAGGTTGCATGCCTTGGCAGACTTTTAAGGGCATATTTGTTTCTGAAACATGGAAAGAACATGAAACAAACATCATAAGTAATGCCGCATCAAAATATTATTAACGATCTGGctcaaataaaatttgtattttccTCAAGAACCTTTTCAGTTTGTGCCTATTATTCATAAATTAAAGAACTCCATAAAGTAAACCCAAATTCGTAAGTGTACATTAATTTAAGCATACGACGCTAGGAAGAACTCCCAAGAGACCAACTTAATTTGTTGGAGAGCTTCATGCGATAGATACTTATACATCATATAACGTATGAGTTTTGCAGATATTCATAAAAATTGTAAAGCCGGAAATTGAATGGGGAaccttttatattcaaaaccAATTCCAAAATTAGCTACCTCGGATATATTTATTAGTACACATGCTCAAGAAAATAGATAGCAGCAACAGGTTTATAGATTGCTAGTCAATGAGTTTATGCAGAAAAAATGATCAATTCAGAAACACAAAAGGCAACATaatcagaaaacaaaaaatcgAGGTACCTTCTTTCATGAGTCTTTCCCTTCAAATATCATATCGAGGCGCAAGCCAACATAAAACTCATAATTAACAGCCTGGTGATATTTGTTAAAACTGATAATGAATTTGCTTATTCAGAATCATTATCCTTCCACATTGACATCATATAAAAGCTGAAAATTAACAATGACAAAGTCTCCATGCCTATTGATGGTAAAAATCCTAAGGGACTAAAAATTCAACAGATGCATAGTAGCACACAAATAAGTTGTCGAATGAGAAAATGAATTACCTATCAGGTTAGTCAAATCCAAATCTAGCCTCAAAATAAAAGGACACGGCAACCAACCATGCATCACTATGAACTGCAACCAATAATCCTTTTTTTGCATTCCATCTCTAGCAAAATAATACCCAAAGAAGGCTATGGATGTTCCGGAGGCACCTCTTCAGCAGCCAGATTGATCCTACTATTCATTGAAAAATCCATATAGGCAAAGGTAATCCTTCTCTGCAATCAAGAAATTgacagaaaaataaatttaaaagcaaTTGAACATGAATTTTAGCACAAGAACTGAAAGGATTGAAAGCCTATGTTCTATCTAAGTTAAGATTGAATATGTGCGAGTGACATTGGACAAATGCCAGGACGTGCCTTAAATTAAATGTAATTGATGAGGGGAGCAAAAAGAGTAAACTAATAAAGAAGCtgcaaatatttttagaaataaacttttgatttttttttcatatgcgTGGCTAGCATCATTGTTTTAAAAAGAGCTCATCCACATCATCAAGTTGATGCATTCCAAGATCATTACACTGAGATTAGTCGCATAGAGCAATGCAAATGTCCATACACATCAAAAATATAACTTTCTTCTTGTTGTTTTTggaaaaattaatcaattattcacattacaaaaaaaattgccTGCCAACGATGCTAGCCACGCATACCTCGCACAagcattaaatattaaatatacacaaTACAACCAAATACAACCAAACATGAAGAGGgaaaaaccaaaaatataatCTCTGACTAACAGGCCACAAAACACATGAAATATAATGATTAAGGCAAGAACTCAAAGACAAACTTTTAGACATATGGCATGAGGAGCTTAACAGATTGCACAACTTACCAATTTTTGTTGACATCGCACCGGCAGCCTGCGAAAGATTCAAAGTAACCAATGATACTGTCAATTTACATTATCAAAAAAAAGCTCTTAAAATTCCGATGAAGGACAACGCAATTAACAATATGGTAAAGATTTTGGGTGTCGGGCAAGACCATTCTTATAATCCATATAAAGCAAACAAAAATGTTTTCTATAACCTTGAGCCCATTCAAATTTTTCCATCAATGCCAATGCACAGTATATCCACACATCTGCTCCATAACTGCTCATTCGATTTTCATATAACCAACGCTAAAATGCATCAAAATTCTTTTATTGAACCATAAATGAACCATATATTCATTGCATTACATCAATAATGAAGAAACTCACTTGATTGCCTCAGTTTATCATCTAGCACAATCATTAGATTctgaaaaaatagcaatttttCAGTTTATCATCTCTCGTAATCGTCCACTATATAAAAATGCTGCGCAAATCAAATACAATTTGACTtcaataccaaaaaaaaaaaaactaaacaaattGAGCTCAAAATTGTATATAAATAGCCAAATCAGTTTATAATTACCTCTTTCCCAGTAGAAGTGTGCCATTTATTCATAAAATACATCTCGATTAAGCATTTTGTACAGGCATTTGCATGTTATTGGATCAATTGCctacaaacattataaattaatttatgtgcaCTTTccacaataaaaaaaaggtattcttcaaaaaaatacaaaggaGGAAGCTAATATGACCTGCTAAACAGTAGAAGATCAGCTTTCTCAATAGTAGTGGCGTCGTAAATCATAGTTTACTGTATTCCAGCCTGAAAgattaaaagataattaaaatagaGTCTGAGATATTGAGAGCAGTACTTCTATCATCACTAAttcatgaaaaacaaaaaagtaaaagacAAACTAAAAGACATACATGATTAGGTATTAAAGAGAGAGGTAGGGAGATAAAAAAGAGAGGTCGACAGCAAACACGTCGAGGAAAATAGAAGAGGATCAAACTGAGACGTGATCGGTAAAGACATGTTCGACGCCTGCCGCTGATGTTTGAGTCAGAACTAAAGTTAGAGCAACCACTGTGATCGCTTTCAACATCCATCTGTGTTGTCTTCTTCCTTGACGGATCTGTGATTTGATGAAGCATAAATATCTTCTTCAAAGTCGACGGAGAATGAATTGCAAGAAGAGGCGTAGGTAGAGAGGCAGCGATAAAGAGAAGACCACCGCTAAACCTAATttcattagaaaaataaaattgaaggaAAGGGTACGGAGGCAGTTATGCTAAATATCAAGGGACAGAGTtggaaatttaacccaaaaacaCTGTTCAATGTACAGTGTTTTTGGGTTCTCTTTTATAAGAtagtatatag
This window of the Mercurialis annua linkage group LG5, ddMerAnnu1.2, whole genome shotgun sequence genome carries:
- the LOC126681041 gene encoding potassium transporter 4 is translated as MEPESGLPSNPSQLSWVNLSRNLILAYQSFGVVYGDLSTSPLYVFSSTFTGKLRKHEDEEVIFGAFSLIFWTLTLLPLIKYVFILLSADDNGEGGTFALYSLLCRHAKLSLLPNQQAADEELSTYKYGPSSLSTSSSVLKRFLEKHKRLRTALLVVVLFGACMVIGDGVLTPAISVLSSVSGLEVTAAKLTKGELVLLACVILVGLFALQHVGTHRVAFLFAPIVIIWLFSIFSIGLYNIIHWNPRVVRAISPSYIIKFFSQTGKDGWISLGGILLSITGTEAMFADLGHFTALSIRLAFAFVIYPCLVVQYMGQAAFLSKNPLSIRNSFYDSIPDPVFWPVFVIATLAAIVGSQAVITATFSIVKQCHALGCFPRVKVVHTSKHIYGQIYIPEINWILMILTLSITLGFQDTTLIGNAYGLACMTVMFVTTFLMSLVIIFVWQKSIFLAASFLLFFWFIEGLYLSAALMKVPQGGWAPLVLSAIFMLIMFIWHYGTRKKYNFDLHNKVSLKWLLGLGPSLGIVRVPGIGLIYSELATGVPAIFSHFVTNLPAFHKVLVFVCVKSVPVPYVSPEERFLIGRVCPRPYRMYRCIVRYGYKDIQRDDGDFENLLIQSIAEFIQMEAVEPQFSSSETPSLDGRMAVMSTRSVQSSMSLIVTEQDNISIDSIQSSKSITLQSLRSAYEDDNPQIRRRQVRFQLPPSPGMDPAVKDELLDLVQAKDAGVAYIMGHSYVKARRNSSYLKKLAIDMGYSFLRKNCRGPSVALNIPHISLIEVGMIYYV